In Scomber scombrus chromosome 17, fScoSco1.1, whole genome shotgun sequence, the following proteins share a genomic window:
- the LOC133997409 gene encoding uncharacterized protein LOC133997409 produces MLLHPSDWSPRKPRYNKRQCNLGNLRSLKQTSTAKTSFSVGLWNCRSAVNKADFISGHANHLSLELLALTETWIKPEDSATPAALSINYTFSHTSRPSGRGGGTGLLISNKWKFNPLLPLNNFVSFEYHAVLVTAPVKAYVVVIYRPPGQLGDFLHELDTMLSSIPEHECPMLVLGDMNIHLDSASSVDFLSLVHSFDLRQVPTHKAGKELDLILARSCTMDNLRVTPFHLSDHIFIHFNVQLPEQPPTSPPMVSIDRNLCNLSPTHFYSVLLSSLSPHDTFSSLQVNDATDSLCSTLSSCLDSLCPLSTRPARLTQSHPWLSDTLRTTRTDLRAAERKWHKPKTTEDLASYQTLLSSFSSSISWDPSSLPYTPPRWARSSARMAARNLGVIINDQLTFSDHVSAVSRSCHFALFNIRKVRPYLTQYATQLLPLQMIQNGTVRLVFNQPKRAHVTQLLIELHWLPVAARIKFKSLMLAYRVIVGNAPTYLNALRDQDYAFNPVQDGCLQLPAHSLFSPAPYAVPEWHKSARDKGLKGMFSNLLFVKVEIKGDATE; encoded by the exons GTCACCCAGAAAGCCTCGTTATAACAAACGCCAATGCAATCTGGGTAACCTAAGGTCTCTAAAGCAAACATCAACTGCAAAGACCTCCTTCTCTGTTGGCTTGTGGAACTGTCGATCTGCGGTTAACAAGGCAGACTTCATTTCTGGTCATGCCAACCACCTCTCCTTGGAGCTCCTTGCTCTCACTGAGACATGGATTAAACCAGAAGATAGTGCAACCCCGGCTGCACTTTCCATAAACTACACATTCTCCCACACATCCCGACCATCCGGTCGTGGTGGAGGGACTGGCCTGCTAATCTCCAACAAATGGAAATTTAACCCACTGCTGCCTCTAAACAACTTTGTCTCCTTTGAATATCATGCCGTCTTGGTGACTGCTCCGGTGAAAGCCTATGTGGTCGTCATCTATCGTCCACCAGGACAACTAGGCGACTTCCTCCATGAGCTTGACACCATGCTGTCATCAATTCCTGAGCATGAGTGTCCCATGCTCGTCCTCGGAGACATGAACATCCACTTGGACAGTGCGAGCTCGGTCGACTTCCTGTCTCTGGTTCACTCATTCGACCTAAGACAGGTCCCGACTCACAAGGCTGGCAAAGAGCTTGATCTCATTCTTGCTCGGAGCTGCACCATGGACAACCTAAGGGTCACCCCTTTCCATCTATCAGACCACATCTTCATCCACTTCAATGTCCAGCTACCAGAACAACCCCCTACCTCCCCACCCATGGTTTCCATCGACCGCAATCTCTGCAACCTGTCTCCCACCCACTTCTACTCTGTGCTCTTGTCTTCTCTTTCGCCACACGACACGttctcctctctgcaggttAATGATGCCACTGATTCTCTCTGCTCTACCCTGAGCTCATGTCTGGATAGCCTGTGTCCACTATCCACCAGACCTGCTCGATTGACCCAATCGCACCCTTGGCTGAGTGACACCCTCCGGACAACGCGCACTGACCTCAGAGCAGCCGAGAGGAAATGGCACAAACccaaaacaactgaagatcTTGCAAGCTACCAGACACTgctgtcctccttctcctccagtATCAGCTGGGACCCCTCTTCTTTGCCATATACACCACCTCGCTGGGCTCGATCATCCGCTCGCATG GCTGCTAGGAATCTAGGTGTCATTATTAATGACCAACTGACGTTCTCGGACCATGTTTCCGCCGTCTCCCGGTCGTGCCACTTCGCCCTATTCAACATCCGAAAAGTCAGGCCGTACCTGACCCAATATGCCACTCAACTGCTG CCACTGCAGATGATACAGAATGGGACGGTGCGACTGGTGTTCAACCAGCCAAAGAGGGCACACGTCACTCAGCTGCTTATCGAGCTCCACTGGTTACCTGTAGCTGCTCGTATCAAGTTCAAGTCTCTTATGCTTGCCTACAGAGTGATTGTTGGGAATGCTCCCACCTACTTAAATGCTCTT CGTGACCAGGATTATGCTTTTAACCCAGTCCAAGATGGCTGCCTCCAGCTGCCAGCtcactctcttttctctcctgctcCATACGCTGTGCCTGAATGGCACAAGAGTGCAAGa GATAAGGGTTTGAAAGGCATGTTCTCTAACCTGCTGTTTGTCAAAGTGGAGATCAAAGGGGATGCCACAGAGTGA